One part of the Saprospiraceae bacterium genome encodes these proteins:
- a CDS encoding ATP-binding protein produces the protein MPLKIVVTGPESSGKTTLCTQLSERYKGTMIPEFARAYLHDINHAYTFQDIENIGVGQFERNRKDFQNKGVIVCDTDAISSIIWAEEKFSKKSPILENCSRKEAANLYILCSPDLLWQSDPLRENPLDRDRLFKIYLNHLQQLSLPFVIISGIGGIRLNCASFFINNLFPEFRKFAI, from the coding sequence ATGCCTTTGAAAATAGTTGTTACAGGTCCGGAATCAAGCGGAAAAACAACTCTTTGTACCCAATTATCCGAACGGTATAAAGGTACAATGATCCCTGAATTTGCAAGGGCTTATTTGCATGATATTAACCATGCCTATACGTTTCAGGATATCGAAAATATAGGTGTCGGACAGTTTGAAAGAAATCGTAAGGACTTCCAAAACAAGGGCGTTATTGTTTGTGATACAGACGCCATAAGTTCAATTATTTGGGCAGAAGAGAAATTTTCTAAGAAATCACCAATTTTAGAAAATTGTAGCCGAAAGGAAGCCGCCAATCTTTATATTCTGTGTTCTCCAGACCTTTTATGGCAATCCGATCCTTTAAGAGAGAATCCTTTGGATAGAGATCGTTTGTTTAAAATTTATTTGAATCATCTCCAGCAATTAAGTTTGCCTTTTGTGATTATTTCGGGGATTGGAGGTATACGCTTAAATTGTGCTTCTTTCTTTATTAATAATTTATTTCCTGAATTTCGTAAGTTTGCTATCTAA